In Tachysurus fulvidraco isolate hzauxx_2018 chromosome 1, HZAU_PFXX_2.0, whole genome shotgun sequence, a single window of DNA contains:
- the zdhhc1 gene encoding palmitoyltransferase ZDHHC1 isoform X1 has product MDLCSRNPNRTVPVSDEVPRRANVPLCSRTNGWSWPPHPFQLLAWLLYLYFAVTGFGVFIPLLPSHWIPAGYICTGITFVCHLLVHLAAVSIDPADYNVRAKSYKGPLPAFDRTKHAHVIENCHCYLCEVDVGPKSKHCSACNKCVASFDHHCRWLNNCVGSRNYWVFLNSVISALLGIFLVVIIATYIFIEFFLDPSKLRTDKHFQQVKNESVVWFVFLPVAPVSTAGPAIPALAGVTITMGLLSSLLLGHLLCFHVYLMWNRLSTFEYIVRQRHLQEARDTNKDPSGTEPGVPKINLDKDASYSGTLGYTNPELEAEDPATRNAHGNPELYGKGRIRSSLERMADDELLPTVSTQHNPAPRPVKNKQKKKKKVHKIPAEVIDDRVTEMNTSRSMAHHSADQEFSVAAATLSSSLSQRLPFPAFPVRVTLPPLAPVQAAGPPAEYHSDSAESLEEIPVALARLGTATPARVPLTSIGYFSSSQHILPQPLPSPQPRTKKKAAAHKAAEERFEMASYNPFVLIGRGNGETALNVDIVRAEDGRGHMGKRKHTSKRRGTEEARLSSRSNTPLA; this is encoded by the exons ATGGACCTGTGCAGCAGGAACCCAAACCGCACGGTGCCTGTCAGTGATGAAGTGCCCAGACGAGCCAATGTGCCCCTGTGCTCCAGGACAAACGGGTGGAGCTGGCCTCCTCACCCTTTCCAGCTTTTGGCGTGGCTTCTCTACCTTTACTTTGCAGTCACAGGGTTTGGAgttttcatccctctgctgccgTCACACTGGATCCCGGCTGGTTATATT tgtacaggtATTACGTTCGTCTGTCACCTGCTTGTGCACCTGGCCGCTGTCTCCATCGATCCCGCAGACTATAACGTTAGAGCAAAGAGCTACAAAGGACCACTGCCTGCGTTTGACCGCACAAAACACGCACATGTCATCGAGAACTGCCACTGTTACCTCTGTGAGGTGGATGT AGGTCCGAAATCCAAACACTGCAGCGCCTGTAATAAGTGCGTGGCCAGTTTCGATCACCACTGCAGATGGCTAAACAACTGTGTGGGCAGCAGGAACTATTG GGTTTTCCTGAACAGCGTCATATCCGCTCTACTGGGCATATTTTTAGTCGTGATCATCGCAACTTACATTTTCATCGAGTTCTTTTTGGATCCGTCGAAGCTTCGTACCGATAAACATTTCCAGCAAG TGAAGAATGAATCCGTGGTGTGGTTTGTCTTCTTGCCGGTGGCTCCAGTATCTACAGCAGGTCCAGCCATTCCTGCCCTCGCAGGAGTGACCATCACCATGGGGCTTCTTTCCTCGTTGCTGCTCGGACATTTACTCTGTTTTCATGTCTATCTCA TGTGGAACAGACTGAGTACATTCGAGTACATCGTCCGACAGAGACATCTGCAGGAGGCGAGAGACACTAACAAAGACCCTTCAGGGACTGAGCCTGGAGTTCCCAAGATAAACCTTGATAAG gatgCAAGCTACTCAGGTACTCTAGGCTACACCAATCCTGAGCTGGAGGCGGAGGATCCTGCTACCAGGAACGCACATGGAAATCCAGA GCTGTATGGTAAAGGCAGGATCAGAAGCTCGCTAGAAAGAATGGCTGATGATGAGCTACTCCCTACTGTGTCCACGCAGCACAATCCAGCGCCTCGTCCTGTAAAAAACAAGCAG aagaagaagaagaaagtgcaTAAAATACCAGCAGAAGTGATTGATGACCGAGTCACAGAGATGAACACGAGCAGAAGCATGGCCCATCATTCAGCTGACCAAG AGTTCTCTGTAGCCGCTGCCACTCTGTCCTCATCCCTAAGCCAGCGCCTCCCTTTCCCAGCATTCCCAGTTCGGGTGACACTCCCCCCTCTGGCCCCTGTGCAAGCTGCCGGCCCCCCGGCTGAGTACCACTCTGATTCCGCAGAGTCTCTGGAGGAAATCCCTGTAGCTCTGGCACGCCTGGGAACTGCCACGCCGGCACGGGTGCCTCTCACCTCAATCGGCTATTTCTCCTCTTCGCAACACATTTTGCCTCAGCCGTTACCCTCTCCTCAGCCCAGGACCAAAAAGAAGGCTGCGGCACACAAGGCTGCAGAAGAGAGATTTGAGATGGCATCCTATAATCCTTTTGTGTTGATCGGTAGAGGAAACGGAGAGACCGCCTTAAATGTAGACATTGTCAGAGCGGAGGATGGACGAGGTCACATGGGAAAACGCAAGCACACGAGCAAGAGAAGAGGCACAGAGGAGGCAAGACTCAGCTCCAGATCCAACACACCGCTAGCTTAG
- the zdhhc1 gene encoding palmitoyltransferase ZDHHC1 isoform X2 codes for MDLCSRNPNRTVPVSDEVPRRANVPLCSRTNGWSWPPHPFQLLAWLLYLYFAVTGFGVFIPLLPSHWIPAGYICTGITFVCHLLVHLAAVSIDPADYNVRAKSYKGPLPAFDRTKHAHVIENCHCYLCEVDVGPKSKHCSACNKCVASFDHHCRWLNNCVGSRNYWVFLNSVISALLGIFLVVIIATYIFIEFFLDPSKLRTDKHFQQVKNESVVWFVFLPVAPVSTAGPAIPALAGVTITMGLLSSLLLGHLLCFHVYLMWNRLSTFEYIVRQRHLQEARDTNKDPSGTEPGVPKINLDKDASYSGTLGYTNPELEAEDPATRNAHGNPELYGKGRIRSSLERMADDELLPTVSTQHNPAPRPVKNKQKKKKVHKIPAEVIDDRVTEMNTSRSMAHHSADQEFSVAAATLSSSLSQRLPFPAFPVRVTLPPLAPVQAAGPPAEYHSDSAESLEEIPVALARLGTATPARVPLTSIGYFSSSQHILPQPLPSPQPRTKKKAAAHKAAEERFEMASYNPFVLIGRGNGETALNVDIVRAEDGRGHMGKRKHTSKRRGTEEARLSSRSNTPLA; via the exons ATGGACCTGTGCAGCAGGAACCCAAACCGCACGGTGCCTGTCAGTGATGAAGTGCCCAGACGAGCCAATGTGCCCCTGTGCTCCAGGACAAACGGGTGGAGCTGGCCTCCTCACCCTTTCCAGCTTTTGGCGTGGCTTCTCTACCTTTACTTTGCAGTCACAGGGTTTGGAgttttcatccctctgctgccgTCACACTGGATCCCGGCTGGTTATATT tgtacaggtATTACGTTCGTCTGTCACCTGCTTGTGCACCTGGCCGCTGTCTCCATCGATCCCGCAGACTATAACGTTAGAGCAAAGAGCTACAAAGGACCACTGCCTGCGTTTGACCGCACAAAACACGCACATGTCATCGAGAACTGCCACTGTTACCTCTGTGAGGTGGATGT AGGTCCGAAATCCAAACACTGCAGCGCCTGTAATAAGTGCGTGGCCAGTTTCGATCACCACTGCAGATGGCTAAACAACTGTGTGGGCAGCAGGAACTATTG GGTTTTCCTGAACAGCGTCATATCCGCTCTACTGGGCATATTTTTAGTCGTGATCATCGCAACTTACATTTTCATCGAGTTCTTTTTGGATCCGTCGAAGCTTCGTACCGATAAACATTTCCAGCAAG TGAAGAATGAATCCGTGGTGTGGTTTGTCTTCTTGCCGGTGGCTCCAGTATCTACAGCAGGTCCAGCCATTCCTGCCCTCGCAGGAGTGACCATCACCATGGGGCTTCTTTCCTCGTTGCTGCTCGGACATTTACTCTGTTTTCATGTCTATCTCA TGTGGAACAGACTGAGTACATTCGAGTACATCGTCCGACAGAGACATCTGCAGGAGGCGAGAGACACTAACAAAGACCCTTCAGGGACTGAGCCTGGAGTTCCCAAGATAAACCTTGATAAG gatgCAAGCTACTCAGGTACTCTAGGCTACACCAATCCTGAGCTGGAGGCGGAGGATCCTGCTACCAGGAACGCACATGGAAATCCAGA GCTGTATGGTAAAGGCAGGATCAGAAGCTCGCTAGAAAGAATGGCTGATGATGAGCTACTCCCTACTGTGTCCACGCAGCACAATCCAGCGCCTCGTCCTGTAAAAAACAAGCAG aagaagaagaaagtgcaTAAAATACCAGCAGAAGTGATTGATGACCGAGTCACAGAGATGAACACGAGCAGAAGCATGGCCCATCATTCAGCTGACCAAG AGTTCTCTGTAGCCGCTGCCACTCTGTCCTCATCCCTAAGCCAGCGCCTCCCTTTCCCAGCATTCCCAGTTCGGGTGACACTCCCCCCTCTGGCCCCTGTGCAAGCTGCCGGCCCCCCGGCTGAGTACCACTCTGATTCCGCAGAGTCTCTGGAGGAAATCCCTGTAGCTCTGGCACGCCTGGGAACTGCCACGCCGGCACGGGTGCCTCTCACCTCAATCGGCTATTTCTCCTCTTCGCAACACATTTTGCCTCAGCCGTTACCCTCTCCTCAGCCCAGGACCAAAAAGAAGGCTGCGGCACACAAGGCTGCAGAAGAGAGATTTGAGATGGCATCCTATAATCCTTTTGTGTTGATCGGTAGAGGAAACGGAGAGACCGCCTTAAATGTAGACATTGTCAGAGCGGAGGATGGACGAGGTCACATGGGAAAACGCAAGCACACGAGCAAGAGAAGAGGCACAGAGGAGGCAAGACTCAGCTCCAGATCCAACACACCGCTAGCTTAG